AGAAGGTCTATTTGGAATTTTTGATGCTTGGAAAAATCCGAGAAGGAAATTAAAAATCTTATGGGTAGATGGGGGATATGAGGGAAACTATGCTCGTCAGCAAGCAAGAGCTAAAGGGATAGAGTTAATTACGGTAAAGAGAAGGGATTCTGCATTCAAGATATTGCCTCGAAGATGGGTTGTTGAGCGTACATTTGCTTGGCTGGGGAGAAATAGGCGATTGAGTAAAGATTATGAGTACAGAATTAACACGAGTGAATCAATGATTTATTTGAGTATGTCCAGGTTAATTTTAAGGCGAATTGGAAGTTTGTGAACACCCTCTCAGATTAATCAGCGGTAACAATTAAGCTTTTTATTATTCTCTAATTCTTTTGTTTTTGATTATAACGCCAATTCCTATCATCGCTCATGCAAATAAGATTATTTTCTATTACAAATTGAGGTTAAGCAGCAAATGTTGGTAATTTTCTTAAGCAATTGTCAAATTCACACCATGGAAAAGTTCGAAAACCCTCCCCTGTTTCCGCCATTTATTTATTATCTCCTTTTAAAAAGTTTTTTTATTACAAAACTTTTTGGTTTGGCTATTTTTAGATATAATGATATTTGTTAATTATTTAAGCAGGATTATCTATGAGAAGCTTTTTTAATAATTTAGATCAAGTTCGGCCACAAAATGGATTTATATTAGATTCAGACCTAGAACAGCGCTTACCTGTGAAAGTTAAATATAAAAATCGCTTCTATTCTTTAAACAAAGCGCTTAGCCGAAAGCTGACCAAAGGAGAAAGGTTTTTAGCCTTTTTTGAGTGCTTAACAAAAACTGTATTTTCCTTAGGAAGCAAACTCACTTCTAAAGATTTTCGCGATAAATGGAAATCCGTTTTTTCAGGCAAAATGGTTCAAGCCATTTATCTAATGGACCCAGATACAGAAGCTTCTAAAACACATAACATATTTAACCCAGTTCAAAACAGTTCTCTATCTGATGAAACTCGAGTGGAGGAAGAGTTTGTTATCCCCCCACAAACTACACCACCGCTTGTCAGTTTAGATTCTCTTCTCTCCGAGTTACCATTAGAAGAAGGGCTTAACCTCGAAGTCATTAGCGAGGAAAATAAACAAGTTTTAAAGAATTTTGCACAAAAGTGGGAAGGTCGTGAAAATGTGGATCAGTTACATTGGCCCCTTGAGCAATTATCTAAACTATTAAACGTAGAACAAGAAGAGCTCCAAAGGCTATTTTATTCCATTCAGATCTTCACAGGGCCCGAGCTCCCTTTAAATTCTAAAGCTCTTAATTGGTTGTTTGATTCGATTCAGATCGCGATTAGAAATAACGTGATCGCTCGGGTTAATCCAGGTATTGATTGGATTTGGTTTGGTAGAATAATTGTTTCCGGACAAGAAAATCGCTTTCCAAGCGGGTTGTCCAAGCTTTTTTGGACAATCGATGATCTTAGCATGTTCCTTGCGGTTGAAAAAGACAAGTTAGTGATATTATTTAATTCTTTTGAGCTTCTCTCCAACGAAAATGGGTTTTACGATTCGCAGGAGATCGATAGCCTTTTTAGGGAATTATTTATAAGAAGGAGTACGGACATACAGACAAACAGACTTATCAATAATCTCCTAAATAACAATCGCACCCAAAAGAACTCTTTGAGGTTTGCAATGAATAAAGTAAGATCTTAATTCGATAAAGTTTTTATGAAACAAACGGTACCCTAGGCTAACAAAACTGTTTAAAATTTCCAAATTTTTCTTATTTAAAACCAATTGTTGACTCAGATTTTGGAATGGATTATTATTTTCGACAATGTAAACGGGCTAGTCTAACTCGCCTTATTTAAAACAAAGGTACGATATGGGACAAACATCGTCTAAAACAAACTTCAAACTTCAATTAAGTTGTTTTGCACTTCACCATCATCTTCATTCCCATCATTCTCATTAAGTCCCTACTGCAAGTAGTGACCTGCCTTTTTTAATTAATTAGTTTACAATCTGAATCAAATTCCTTCTTAGGAAAGATTCGCTTTAGTTTGGAAGAATTTTTATGAATATTACTGCTTTTATTTTTTCTATTTTTGCACTCCAGGGTCTTTGCTTGATCGTGGGCGGGAAGTCTTCAAAATCTATGTCCTCTCAAGAAGACTATTTTCTTGCCGGAAAAGGCATTTCTTTTTTCCCTCTTTTAATGACCTTTCTAGCTACCCAAGTAGGTGGTGGAATTATTTTAGGTGCCACTGAAGAAGCCTATCGTTATGGCTGGCCTATTCTGCTCTATCCGCTTGGTGCTTCGCTTGGACTTATTTTCTTAGGACTCGGTGTCGGAAGAAAGCTCGCTCAATTAAAAATCTCTACAATCGCCCAGATTTTTGAAACCGTCTATGGCTCCCCTAAACTGAAAAAACTCGCCTCAATTTTATCCATGCTTTCTCTCTTCATGATCTTAGTCGCTCAAATTATTGCTTCCAATAAATTTATGGTTAGCTTAGGAGTGACAAGCCCTCTTCTTTTTATCAGTTTTTGGGGTCTCGTTATTTTTTATACCGCTATGGGTGGATTGAAAGCCGTTGTTGCTACGGATGTGATTCAAGCATTTTTTTTCATCATCGTCTTTGCTATGGCTTTCGGACTAATAGCATCAAACCTTTCTATTTCAGAAATGCAAAGTCTTGGCGAAACTCCACAAGCTTTTAGCTTTCAAATGGATAAGCTTTTTGGATGGCTTTTTATGCCCCTGCTTTTTATGGTGATTGAGCAGGATATGGGACAACGCTGCTTCGCCGCTAAATCTCCTAAAGTTGTCACAGCAGCCACTCTTTGTGCCG
The Chlamydiales bacterium STE3 genome window above contains:
- a CDS encoding Uncharacterized protein (Product derived from UniProtKB/Trembl:F8L1A3) encodes the protein MNITAFIFSIFALQGLCLIVGGKSSKSMSSQEDYFLAGKGISFFPLLMTFLATQVGGGIILGATEEAYRYGWPILLYPLGASLGLIFLGLGVGRKLAQLKISTIAQIFETVYGSPKLKKLASILSMLSLFMILVAQIIASNKFMVSLGVTSPLLFISFWGLVIFYTAMGGLKAVVATDVIQAFFFIIVFAMAFGLIASNLSISEMQSLGETPQAFSFQMDKLFGWLFMPLLFMVIEQDMGQRCFAAKSPKVVTAATLCAAIGTFLLGLIPIFLGLLAKVKGIEPPIGGSVLMTVIEKMTSPIFTALVASAILAALISTSDSLINAISSNLTQDFDFQLTKKSVRSAQVLSTLIALFAILFSYYFNNIVDLLIQSYELSVSCLFVPIIFAIFKPRGNALSAGIAIIFGALGFVLFRIYPLMLPKEVLSLLLSLAGYFLGEYCNKLSYERRSIEIN